A region of Flavobacterium album DNA encodes the following proteins:
- a CDS encoding sporulation protein — protein MRILKTAHLIFPLFCISLFGTKCLAQERVTVEQDARFEQLLAEKRRINPSITVNDRFKIQIFYGENDKARKTLSDFKKEFKTIDGTIVFESPTYKVWVGSFRSRFEAEKSLADIRKKYPNALLIKANK, from the coding sequence ATGAGAATTTTAAAAACGGCACACCTTATTTTCCCTCTATTTTGCATTAGCTTATTCGGCACTAAATGCCTTGCACAGGAACGCGTTACTGTTGAACAGGACGCCCGGTTTGAGCAGCTTTTGGCAGAAAAACGCAGGATAAACCCTTCAATTACTGTAAATGACAGGTTCAAAATACAGATTTTTTACGGCGAAAATGACAAAGCGAGAAAAACACTCTCCGACTTTAAAAAGGAGTTTAAAACCATAGACGGCACAATCGTTTTCGAAAGTCCAACGTATAAGGTATGGGTTGGCAGTTTCAGGTCACGTTTTGAAGCAGAAAAAAGCCTTGCTGACATCCGAAAAAAATACCCAAACGCACT